In Fulvia fulva chromosome 8, complete sequence, the DNA window TCCAAACATTGTCAAATGGAGACGGAGAACAAGAAGTACGGTCTCGGGGTTATCATGCGATACCACTCCGGCTCACGTTTGTTGCATAACAACATCGAGCAAGTCCTCGGGCAGGCCGATATTGTGCTCACCACTTACCACGAGGTCGCCAAGTCGTACCCAAAGGGTATTCTGCCGCCACACCTCACCACCGCTGCCCAGAAAGACGCGTGGTGGAGGGATCATTATGAGAAAGACAAGGGCAATCTACACAGGGTCAAATTCCTTCGTGTCGTATGTGATGAGGCCCAGGCCATTAAGAATCACAAGGGCCATACCAGCATGGCAGTCCGTGCCATTTCTGCACGACACCACTGGGCGATCACCGGAACCCCCGTCATGAACTCCATCAAGGAGTTCTATCCATACTTCAAGTTCCTTCGCGAGCCTCACACCGGCTCCTACCAGATCTTCAAGGAGAACTTCTGCAGTCCTGATGATCCGGATGGTCTTGAGAAGCTCAATGTCTTCTTGCGCAAGTTCATGATCAGACGCACCCACGGCGACAAGCTCTTCAAGGCACGCCTATTGGATCTCCCGACTCCTCAGGAGCATACCATGTGGCTGGAATTTAACCAGGTTGAACGTAGCATTTACGAGATTGTGAAGAATCGCATGATCGCCCGAATCAACGCGATTTCCAAGACCGAAGGACTTGACAAGGGCTACAGCCATATCTGGACGATGATTCTGCGACTCCGCCAGCTTTGCGGACATATTCTGCTGATTCAGGGCACAATTACCGACATTCTTCAGCGTGAGGACTTCGAGAAGCTGAATAAGATCACGGAGAACACCGAAGCAATGAACGAGGAGCAGTCGCTGCTGTTGCTGAATCTGCGCCAGGTCTTGGCAAACAATGCTGGTGTCCAGACCATCAATGCTTCACTCGGCGACTCAGTCATGACCTCCAGCGAGACTCCACCAAACGCAGTCATCGATATCGACCCGACGCAAGAGAGCGCCAAAGGTGGTAAGCATGGTCTATCATACCACTTCCGCAAGTACCTCGATGCTCTCGTCAACGACGACAAGTGGGGCGCAGTCGTCGACCGCACCAAGTGCTCAGCATGTCGCCAGAAGCCAGACAAGCCACAAGTCACCTCTTGCTGGCACGTCTACTGCACCTCCTGCTTAACGGACATGCAGCACTTCGCCGCCCGCCGTGGTCACGACGGCGCACGCTGCAACGAGTGTGGAGAGCAGTACATTTCCGTCGACGACGTGCACGATCTGGACAACTTCGAGGCCAGGCGCAACTCCGTCACTCCATCCGAGGCTGACCCTTCGCCGAAGAAGGGCGAGAAGGGCAAGAAGAACAAGAAGAAGCAGAGTGGCGATCTCGAGGACTGGATCGGCCTCAAGGGCGAGGTCTTGCCATCTGCCAAGACTGCGGCGTGCAAGGCCCAGATCATGAACTGGATCGACGAGGACCCGCATTGCAAGATCATCGTGAGTGCACGACGCGCCCCTCTCTGCCGAAAAAATTGAAGCTGACGCACTGACTTGCCAACAGATCTACACTCAATTCATCCCACTTGTGAGAATTCTCGCAAAGATCTGCCAGACTGAAGGCTGGAAGTACGTCAAGTACACAGGTCAAGAGTCCCATGACACACGCCAGAAGAACATCGAGGAATTTGCGGACCCGAATAAGCAAGTGAGGATCATGCTCGCTTCGCTGAAGTGTGGTGGCCTCGGTTTGAACCTCACTATGGCGAGCCGTGTCATCTGCATGGACCCCTGGTGGAACAATGGTGAGCTTGGCTGGACGTTTTTGCCTCAAGCGGCTTTGATACTGACGCGCTTTCACTATAGCTGTCGAGCAGCAAGCTTTCTGCCGCGTGTTCCGCATTGGCCAGACTAAGGAGACGAGAATGACTGTAAGCACCCTGGAAACTCCGTAAATATTGGTATCATACTGACACGACGCGCTAGCGCTTCATCATCAAGAACAGCATCGACGCCGCCATGATGGCTGTAAAGGTCCGCAAACAAGAAGAGATTGGTGAGTCGATCCCCAATACCCACACTCTTTCCATGCTAATGACACGCCCCTACAGACGCTGTGATGGAAAACAGCCGCGAGCAGAAGTTGTCCGTCAACGACCTGATGCGTCTCTTCGGCAACAAGGTCGGCCAAGACAACGAAGGCCACCCCTTCATTTTCGCGGATGTGGAGGAGGATGAGGAGCTGTTGCATCGTGAGGATGACGAGGA includes these proteins:
- a CDS encoding DNA repair protein RAD5, which codes for MDGEGPPQPSIEGVQGEHDIVTGQADAPHASEQAPEITSLEDSAAPRTQPPVDETAIDSTFQPDEEMNYALHSSIGFDEPSNAPISSPEPTPLVKSASDGAPRALDFGNSVLRKPPSKDQAAARQREMLEKFKEKKARDSSDELMDAFDRLDDFESLRDAPPADRRKRDREEDAFKKLRQTFERKKRAGTLSIEEEIEYMKIESRERARQLKAKADEEYERDPTPALDDQSEALFVNSDEREDDARAIFSDNEGEEEPAAKRTRKKGKRVAESDLESEVSRQPETRPRKKAKTTGGAKKPRKTAGHEYTEDDLDRIMTESQLSQRPSSSKKGAGARNGAGARGGASAQGGKGKAPAKRKGGPQMTNIGSILGTDVFEDVAQTADLRNQPTFGGTTRRGDALKQMLASLPEEDLQESRSDKKALDQAIKEFTGRPVTPAPDGNWNVKGMKTSLKHYQVLGVGFMRKRENDPLEPRGGILADQMGLGKTISMLANIVNGKQPSKAPIRATLIIAAPALVTQWYQEISKHCQMETENKKYGLGVIMRYHSGSRLLHNNIEQVLGQADIVLTTYHEVAKSYPKGILPPHLTTAAQKDAWWRDHYEKDKGNLHRVKFLRVVCDEAQAIKNHKGHTSMAVRAISARHHWAITGTPVMNSIKEFYPYFKFLREPHTGSYQIFKENFCSPDDPDGLEKLNVFLRKFMIRRTHGDKLFKARLLDLPTPQEHTMWLEFNQVERSIYEIVKNRMIARINAISKTEGLDKGYSHIWTMILRLRQLCGHILLIQGTITDILQREDFEKLNKITENTEAMNEEQSLLLLNLRQVLANNAGVQTINASLGDSVMTSSETPPNAVIDIDPTQESAKGGKHGLSYHFRKYLDALVNDDKWGAVVDRTKCSACRQKPDKPQVTSCWHVYCTSCLTDMQHFAARRGHDGARCNECGEQYISVDDVHDLDNFEARRNSVTPSEADPSPKKGEKGKKNKKKQSGDLEDWIGLKGEVLPSAKTAACKAQIMNWIDEDPHCKIIIYTQFIPLVRILAKICQTEGWKYVKYTGQESHDTRQKNIEEFADPNKQVRIMLASLKCGGLGLNLTMASRVICMDPWWNNAVEQQAFCRVFRIGQTKETRMTRFIIKNSIDAAMMAVKVRKQEEIDAVMENSREQKLSVNDLMRLFGNKVGQDNEGHPFIFADVEEDEELLHREDDEENEDNDMGNDL